The DNA sequence AAGGAGACACAATTGTGAACCAAGCTGAATACACGTGCGATATTTCCTCATTCATCATGTCAACTATATCAAATTGCATGAATGGAATGTGATCGGACGCGTCTTGTTTGGTTCTTTCTCTTGGCGGTTTCATGACTAAGAGATGGGTGGCAAATGGATCGCtaaatgggaagaagaacCCTGAGAATCCACTTTGACAGGTGAGCTTTTTATAAGCTATCCAGTAGGCATCCAAATGCATACCACCTTATAATTCCACATGTACACTATttaatcataatcatgaaaTACAACCAGACGTATCTTACTGTTTTTTACTACTGTTACAAGCACTTAATCCCAATACAGATTTTAAAGCTACAGAATAATTATCGAACAAACTGAAAGAAAAACCTCTTTACACAGTTTCCCATTTTTGTAGATCTTTTTCTCTGACTTTTCTTGCCCATCTTTTATAGATCCTGAAAGTTAAACCATCCCATGTATTATTAGcaactttttcaatatcttcaccttgttcttcttcttgtaattctcGTTCCCGTGTTTCAGTCAAATTCTCATCTTGATGTTGAcgttgctgttgatgttggtttCTACCTAACCTACTCTGCTTGCCATTACTTTGTAGatctttatttgatttagctTTGTGAGCTTGTTGTCCATctacacctatatcatcatcatcatcatctggcTCATCAGcgttttcttcattttcatcttctctccacctttcaaatctttctttttcttcaccttctagTTTTTGTAAAATACTTCCAACAACTAAAATCTCTGCAAATGTATTACGATATCTTCGAACTCTTGATAACATATCTAATTGACCTTTCGATTGTTCAGTTGTGCTATTGTCCATCTGACCGTTGTTATTGtcctttcctcttttctgTATATCTACATTGGCTTgatttttagatttttcagtttcttcactttctcCATACCAAATCGCcattatatctttatcatcaccttttaatgCTCTTACATCCCTCGCTTGGACTATTCAAATCGAAATGAGAAAGTCAAAGTTTGAACTTTTACTGGTGATGGATATCTGCAGAACGAAATAACAAAAAGCGACTTACCATTTCTGTCAGCCAATAAAAGGGTCCTGGCTACACCTTTACCCATACTATCCAGTAACATTTGTCtggcttcagcttctaattgGATCGTTTTTCTCATCAATTGCTCCAACAGATCAACCTCTAACTTTCTCTCTTCACTCTCGAGCTGTTCTGACTTGTTCTTTGATGGCattgatttactttctttagctCCTCCTTTTGAGCTGCCTCCAATGATGctatcatcttgttcaacCATGGTTCGTTGCGTATCTTGTCGACCCCTTGGGTCACGCTTTTTGATATTCATAGAGATTCGCGGATGTTCATTTTGGTGTTCGATCTTCGTCTCTTCCCAGTTTTCAGcctcttctttcctttcttcgaTGATGTCTCGTGCATGGTCGTAATCGTTTCTCAGCTGCTCTTCAGCTGAATTAAGGTGTCGACCAGCCTTTTTGCGTTTACCAGATAATGTAAAGTTGGAAGGATCGTCTTCCACATCTTCGTCACTGTTTTCGATTGTGAGATGGGAATCGGTTTCACCAACATCGTTATTGTCCGAGGTATCTCCTTGATCTCCTTGATCTGACAGTCCTTTTACTTGATGGGCTGAATTATCTTCCTCAacctcatcgtcatcattgTTCAGTCTTTCCGTATCTGCTTTCCCTCCCACATCTTGTTCctctctttcagcttcttcttcctcacGCATTAATCTTTGTCTCATCTCGCTGTATGATTCGTGATatttcaagatgaaatcggCATGTGGAGCGAAGGCTTCAGGCGTACGTTGTTGCTCAGCTAGGAAAGCTTCTCTTGCTGCTCCTCTTTCAGAATAGGTACTAAGCTGTATAAAGaggaatgataatgatcaacaTCCCGAGCTGGTACTTGACCATTAGCGGTAAGAGTAAAGGAAATATCGAGACTTACCAGACCAGTGATAGTTTGTACTGCGAACGAAGTCACAATAGGTACTGCCATTAAAGCATATACAATGAAAACAACTTTACCGGCAGGTTGCTTAGGTGTGAAATCGCCAAAACCTATGTGAACataatgatcaatttcatagCATATAATGCTCAGTATGTTCTATTTCGCGTACCTATAGTCAAAGATAAGATCATGACTACATAAACGGCATCGCTATATTAAATGACATGAAATCAGCTGCTTTGAAGTCTCGTCAAACAGATTGTACATGATCAATCATGAACTTACCCGTAGGGCCAACCTTCAATCTGCGAGAATGCAGTAGCACCGATTACCCAGAAAACGATGAGTGATAAAGCACTCCAGAATAAATCGTACATTTGACTCATCCTGCACATATAGTGATTGGTTATTTGTtagtttatcttcttcaaagtATGGAGTAGAAAGTGGGAACTCacatttcttctctttgattgatttgatgaattaaaGCCATTTCTTCAGTTAAATTTGCTTTTGGTCTTTTTTTATTTGCTTCTTTATGCATTGCATGTTCATATttttttctccatttttctcttcttaaATCAGCTCTTTTTGAAATAAATCCAATAATTTGTGCAATTTCATTACCTAATTGACTTATAGTTAAAactgaaaatggaaaaactaaaaattttgataatggtttTGTTGGTACAAAATCACCATAACCAATTGTTAATGCAACTTGAGTTGAAAAATAAATTCCATCAGAATATGaccaatcattttcaatttttgaaaataCTAAAGATTGTAtagctaaaattgaaatAAATGTTGTAACAGATAACATAAATCTACGTCCTTCAgatctaatttcattttgatcatttccttttccttgtttaccttgtttAACTTGACgttctttatcttctatcTCTTTACTAAAAGCAAAAAAATAATGAAATAATAAAGTAATTGATATTATTCCTGCatcaatcaatgataatACTGCACACCAAAATCCTTCTAAATATGTGTATCCTTGACCGTTACGTGATAGTATACCAAAGATAATCAAATTAATAGCTGCAACGATTGTCTTGCCTAGCCAGCATAACAATGACCACCTATTTATAATGGATATATTTAGCTTAGTTTAGCTTTTCTCTATGACAATTTACTAAAATTTCTCACCTCGTCGAATGCTTCCACCACCAAGTTGATTTGGCCGAAAATCTCATTACCAAAAGAATGTTAGCTATGATATTAAGTGCTAAACCAATTGCTGAGAGGGTCAAACATGCTGTTGGATCAGGCAGCGGGACTCCATTTTGGGCATACCAATGTTGCTGGAGAATGTTATCATCGGTGAGCCACCTAAAACGTAAGTGATTGAGATAAGTCATACTCACAGTCAAAGCAGGAATATCTAATAATGTAGATAGTGGAGCAAAAATAGCTGAGACTAGTGGACAGTACTTCCCGAAAGTTCTGATTTTTGGATTCCTCTTTCTAAAAGCGTATCCGTGCCATGTCTGAGTACGGTGTATCtgtaaatcttttcttttgccTTTTAGATTGTTCCTTTTTGTACTTTCTGTATCAGACttttttgatgttgtatAAGTAGTAGGTAGAGAGTCGCCGTTATACGATTCTGATTTCTTGGTTTGTCCCATCTTGCCAGAGATACCGATTGATAGCTTTCGCTCACTTGATTGTGCTTAGATCCAAAATCCGTTCATCTTGAATGTTGAGCAGGACTTGATGTGTTGTATTTGTCCTTTGTGGTTTCTGAATATGTATAAACAATAAAATATTTAAACAACTACGAGTATGAGTATTGTAGATTACTTATCACAGTTACAATCTGCTCTTTTTCGTTCTTTTCGTTGTGTATATGAGATCGCAGTCTGAATTTTACGAGATCTTAGGTACCTGATTATATAGATGAGCCAAAAATAAACACAAATAAACATGACAGTATAGTGGCAAGAGAGCGGGAATGACCGCTTGCTGATGTCATAAACACGTGGTCTCTTCCACTAATCCTGCTATCAGCGCAGTTTAACTTAtctatatcttgatatttctcGGATCCGAGATAGAAAGTCATGTTTACTCGAGATATCTAAGGTATGCTTCATGGTGGTGATGACAGTCTAACGtgaggaagaaaagataacTTATAACAGTTTGTTCTATGCAGCCCTACAAAATACGCAAGGGAGGTAGACCATATCACTCAAAGGGTAGGTGACTACTCACACTGTTATTAGTACATAAAAACGATAGATGGCTAATCGAGACGAAGTAGATTAACCCGGCTTGTAAATCAGTATCGACATCGCAATAATCATGGCACCATCACATCCTGCACCCTCGGTTCAACCAGTACTACCTGGACCTAGTCAACGTAAGCAAAATTTAGCTTGTGATAGCTGTAGAAAGAGGAAAGTTCGTTGTTTGAGAACTGATAAAACACAGATTGTAAGTATTTACCAGATCAAACCAGATATAAAAACCCATAAAAAGCACAAGCTCACTGATACCTTACCATCTCCTTGTCAGTGTCAACAATGTAGTACCAAAGGGGAAGAATGTACGAACCATTATATCGATTCATTGACACAAGCGAAAAACAATAAACGCAGAAAACTTCCCAATAATCAAGTTCATGATACTATTGCctccaagaagaagaaaaggaacCCGGACGATAGTATTCGATCTGAAATTCTTCGAGATGAAAGTCAACTCCATAGTAACGATCAAATATCGGATCATACATATATCGATCCAGACAGACGTAGAGATAGCTCTCATACGATACTATCTACTTATGATCCTGGTGAAACTAGTAGACAAGGTAGTATAAGTATGACGAGAAGTGGTTCATTTGAGTAAGTAATGCGAACTATGCCATTCTTCACATATTCTACTATATGATATGCTAAAAACCTGTTCTTGACTTTCTAGAtcacctcatcatcaaactcattcatcatcttcattgcAAATACCTAATTTAGGAACAATACCAGTATCAGCCTCGGTAGATCCATCGACTATAAGTTTCCATGCTGGTGGTATAGCATGTTCTTCGACATTGACAGAAGAAGCTACTCAACAGAATATGCTTAAATACTTATGCTCACCAACTATAGTTGTAGATTTAGAATATGGTtataatgatatatcaagTTATACTCAATGTAGAAATGGGAAAAGTGATTTATGGGAAGAACAAGATGGTCAAATTTGGCATGAAGAACCTACTGAATCGCATAAATCTTTGAATGAAGAGACAATGAGAGAGTGAGTTGAAAGTCATCTAAGCTACTTTGTCTACGGGATTTGTTCAGAACTCACCATTATTGACATTGACAAATGTTACTTTGTGTTATTAGTTTGATAGACGATTTATTGGAAACTTTCTTCTCGATAGTTCAAACTAGATATACAACGATTGATTCGACCATATTCAGAGAAAGGTTTTCTTCGCCACTTACACATACTCAAGGTCCCATATCTCATGCATTATTAGCCATAATTTTAGCTTGGGGAGCAAGATTTTCTGATCATCCTATGatagaagctgataaagaagaatgctCGTACCGCGATGGAGAACAGCTCAAGGGTCGTCAAAGAAGTAGATTTGTATCGTTAATGGTGATTAGGGCAAGAGAAATAGCGGAAAAAACTAAAATCTTTAGAGTACCTAGTATGGAAAGCGCACACAGTTGCTTATTGTTAGAACATCTGCTAGGCCGTAAGTAGTACTTTTACAGTAATTTTAGGTGTAGTGTGAACAGGACACTGATCATCTTGCGTTGAAGTAGAAGTATGTTATGTAAACACGAAAAGTGAATTATTCTGTGTTTCCAATTTAGTGATTTTTGTAATTATGCGCTAAGTATTGATCCTATAAAGATTATCAGGCAACGTATATATCGGCAGCAGTGAAGCATATCATCTCAATGGGTTTCAATTCGTCGGATGAATGGACAAAAATACAGGACGTACAGCTACGCAATGAAGCGTTGAACGTTTTATGGCTAGTGAGGATGTCTGATGTCAGTCGTGCTGCCCTATATCGTCTCAGACCTTCCTTGTAAGTGAGAAATCTTTGACATCGTTATACGCGGGTACTTGATATGGCTGATTGCTAACATGCACATGTAAACAGTTCAGCCGAAGATTTCGATGTAAACCCAACACAACATGCTATGTTGAGTGAAGGAGCGCCTATGATGGTCCCTCTAGGTGGGTCTGAGCATAATATAGTTGATAGAGCTGTAAGTTGTGATTTCGAAGATCGTATGATGGCACTGTTCatgatttatttgttgaCTTATATCGCAAACTAGACGTGGTTCAAGATTTATCATACTTTCTGTTCAATATGTTATACATTAGCCAAATCATTATGGATACCATCAGTCTCATCAAAAGGAATCCCACTCGGAATATTAAGAGAATTTatacattcatcttcaatatgGAGAGACAAATATCTATCTTCAGTTGGAATACCAACCATATGGCCCAATAATTGGGATTTCTTACAAGCTATATCGACTTGCACTGTtgattgttattatcataaTTTATGGTTAATCGTACACAAAGCTATACAAGATTTtggtataaaagaagatatcaatgcAAATGGAGGTGGAAATAAATTcgaaattgataatatgaaaagaagaattaaagaagaagctgaacatgCTGCTTTGAGAATAGCTGCTTTAACGGGCGTTTTGACTGAAAATGGTTATTTGAAACTTGATCCGTAAGCTGGATGGATAAATTACTTCAAATCCCTCGATGGAAAACATTGATACTCATGTGCTTACAATCTTAAAGGTTCATAAGCTGATCATACTTGAGTTCCACGTTTACTTATTAGTCTtattatcaatcaaccaattcaatcGGCAGGACTATATCTAGCTTCATTAGGCAGATCAGAATATTTAATTTGTGTAGCTGGATTAAGACAGTATTCAACAATTTTCCCATGTTTATGGGATCAAGCTAATCAACTCGATAACATTTATCGGAATGTGAATGAAACGAATATCTTGAACGGATTGATCataaataatcaacaaaGTAACCTGCAATCCATTTTGAGTGATGGAATGGGATTAGGGATGGAGATCCCGCCGagattggatttgatgggTTCTTTTGAGGATTGGACAGGTTCTATGGCAGGTTCTCATTCTGTAAGTAGCTACTCTTCTCACATTACCGTCAAGTAGTCAATCAGTAATGTCCCGTTTGACACCAGTGTTTTCCAATATAGCTTGACTTGAACCAACAGCAATTCTCAAATTCAAGCAGTACCATTAGTCCACATGACATTACAATAACCACAACCAATAATTACAgtgatcaaggtaaagataGTAATAATGTCACTTCGCAGCTCGAAGTTGATTTAGGGGACTTGGCAAACAACATTCACGGCCATACACCAAAAGACCCAGTAAATGTAGGGCATTGGCTAGGATGGTAAATGACAACCTATGATGCAGAGACTCAGGGCGTTTGTAAACTCTCAGATTGGATATTAGATCAACAGATATTGTATACGATCCGTCTAGTGGCGTTCGGGTGACTTGGTTTGCTAGCATATTTATTCGATTATGCAGAATAATCGATTTGTTTCTGTTCAGTCGGCTATGCAATACATATCAAATCCAAACTGCATCCCCTTctagaaaaagaaaaaattcCCAATTCCCAGATTACCAAAAGTATATctttttatttatttatacTTCAGCAACTTCTCTTAATCGTCTAATGGTTGATCTAACGGTAGCGGCTGAAGGTGTACCGAAGGTGTAAGCACCACCGGCGTATGTTCGTGCACAACCTTTACATTTCCAGATACCGACAGCGGTTCTTTTGACGGCGTTCTGTCGGTTGTGATTGGCATATGCGGATGTGTTGAATAGATGGATATGGACGTCAGAAGTAGGATAGTTGAATGTCGGTTCATTTAATTGGTATAGAAAATGCGAGAAGATGACGGAAGTAGCGAAAGAAACCAATCAGTACAACATTCTTCGTGAGTGATCGCAACAATATAGTAACTAACCTTTCCACAGTTAGGACATGCGTATCTAGCGTGTTGGGTGATTTCCATCTTTTTGACGCTATTCAAGTAAGATTACTATATTAGTATCACTTTCTTTGTCGACAGATTTTCATTCAAGAATAGGTTCGAAGCAAGAAACTCACGTCTTTCTTAAAGAAGCACCGTAACGAGTACCATATTTACCGGTAACACCGACCTTTTTGGTTCTTTTGGTCTACATAGTTAATGATGTATATCAGCCAATCTGTGTTTGTTGATTGTGCGGTAAACAATGATGGTTCCAGGATACAGGCATGAGCATAGATGTACTGTTTGTTGAGCTGAGACGATTGCTGAGCTGATTTAAGGCTTTAACCTTTGTGACTGTTGATGATTATGCTGATCGATATATTGAGCTGGTCTGCTTGTTGATGGGTCTTTACTAGGGAATTCTTCGAATATAAATTTCGTTTATTGCTGTGCTTCCTTGATGCTCTCATCTCTTCCCGTACTATGATTCCTTGCTCTCCATCTCCTTCCAACTACGCAAACATATCATCCTACACCTTCTATATATTCCATCCATTTCCATATCGGTTTCCCCACGGACATAGTATGAGTTGTTTACTGAGCTGACTTTGTCGATTCGTTTCgttgttgatttgttgattgataCATACATGCTCATGCCCATATCCATCATCGTTGAAGCTATTTAACTCACCATTTTTGATAACTTTTTTACGACTTGAAGGttgaagaaagtaaaaagaCCCTTTCAGAAAACCTTTAAAATTGATTAACCGTGCAATCGCAACTGGCAAGTGAGCTCTCTAGCTAGGTATCACAGTGGGTATGCGGTATGATGCGTATGGTGAAGGAATAGTGACTGAGGGGAAAGAGTGCAAATCTTCTACACATGGTAAGTCAGGATCAACGGAGCTTGAGAGAATGCTTAAAGTGGCATCCGATGGGGGATCGGTCCTCTATAGGCGATAATTTGGCCTGAGCTCTTAACGCCGATATAAGCGGTAAAGTCTTTTGTGGTAATCCCCTTTTCGCGTTTTCTTCGGAAAATATCCAGTGGCAGCCTGACAATCTGAAAGATGTCTAGGTCAAATATCATGCACAATTTGAACACACCTTGTCCAACGTGGACCATTTCATGATTGCTGCTATAACGCCATCTTCAAGCTAAGCTCATCTTGAAGTTGCTCCCATCTCGGAATTCCGAATTTTAGGGTTTTGACTTGGAGCTTGAAGCGAACGATTCAACATCTGGGATTGGAAAATCAAGCGACAATCACTAACACGTTCATATAAATTCCATTATCTTATCAATTAGGTTGAATTTACTGTTAAGCTCAACATACTATGtcatcatcagataaaccaacttcaccttctatcCCTACCgctgattcacctttaacatcTATACGTAACCCACCCGGACCAACATCAGCAAGATCAATACCAACAGCTAATCTAAACAATTTGtctttattatctgaatcatcGACTGGATCTTGGGAAAGAGGTAGAATGATAGGTAATGCTAGatcaccaccaaattcaaaatctatACTAGATAATCCTAATGGTTTACCAAACccaaatcaaaaccaaaatcaatcttcttcGATTAGCGGTGGATCAACGGATAAATCGAATCTAAATAAACCATGGCCTGCGAatcaagaattatcaaaacctGAACCTTCAACTGGTAGAGTAAAATTTCAACCTTCAAATGATATTCCACATTATACAAGACAAGCTAGAGAAGGTTATGGTTTCAGACCTACATCAGGATCAACTACACCAACAATTcaacaatcttcttcttcatccgcatcttcatcttctcaacAATTAAATTATCCTTTCCCAAATGTACAAAGACCTAAAACACAGCATACagtcgatgatgatgatgaggatcaTAGACCAGATGGTAAATCTATGGATCAATTAAGGTCTGAAGTAAGagatgaattggaaaaaaatggtttagcTTTACATCAAGCTGCAAGAGGTGTTGTATCTGATGTAGCGGgagaaa is a window from the Kwoniella dendrophila CBS 6074 chromosome 6, complete sequence genome containing:
- a CDS encoding 60S ribosomal protein L37a; translation: MTKRTKKVGVTGKYGTRYGASLRKTVKKMEITQHARYACPNCGKNAVKRTAVGIWKCKGCARTYAGGAYTFGTPSAATVRSTIRRLREVAEV
- a CDS encoding GTP cyclohydrolase I → MSSSDKPTSPSIPTADSPLTSIRNPPGPTSARSIPTANLNNLSLLSESSTGSWERGRMIGNARSPPNSKSILDNPNGLPNPNQNQNQSSSISGGSTDKSNLNKPWPANQELSKPEPSTGRVKFQPSNDIPHYTRQAREGYGFRPTSGSTTPTIQQSSSSSASSSSQQLNYPFPNVQRPKTQHTVDDDDEDHRPDGKSMDQLRSEVRDELEKNGLALHQAARGVVSDVAGENGEERGIADEEGLGWPAKSTHLRLHSTPKEKAANLELLSSAIRTVLECIGEDPDREGLQRTPDRYAKALMWMTKGYEERLVDVINDAVFAEDHDEMVIVRDIEVFSLCEHHMVPFTGKISIGYIPNKLVLGLSKLARIAETFSRRLQVQERLTKQVALAVEEAIRPRGVAVVMEASHMCMSMRGVQKPGASTVTSTMLGCFRSQQKTREEFLTLIRTPSVNRR